From the genome of Vicinamibacterales bacterium, one region includes:
- the msrA gene encoding peptide-methionine (S)-S-oxide reductase MsrA, with translation MHKTEMPSLAEVLPGHAEPMYVPETHFINGNRLLPPFPVGFQLAMFGLGCFWGGEKAFWGLPGVYSTMVGYAGGSTANATYSEVCTGRTGHNEVVRIVFDATTITYEALLRTFWESHDPTQGMRQGNDVGTQYRSGIYVYDASQQHQAEATLVAYLGALTAAGRSTPITTEIVEAPDFYYAEEYHQQYLAKNPNGYCGHGGTGVVCPSTTL, from the coding sequence ATGCATAAAACTGAAATGCCTAGCTTAGCGGAGGTCCTGCCAGGCCATGCCGAGCCGATGTATGTACCCGAAACGCATTTCATCAACGGAAACCGTTTGTTGCCACCGTTCCCAGTTGGGTTCCAGTTAGCCATGTTCGGCCTTGGATGTTTCTGGGGAGGGGAGAAGGCATTCTGGGGCCTGCCTGGCGTGTACTCGACAATGGTCGGTTACGCTGGAGGTTCGACAGCCAATGCGACGTACTCGGAAGTGTGTACTGGACGCACAGGCCATAACGAGGTGGTCAGAATAGTCTTTGATGCGACAACGATCACATATGAGGCACTGCTTCGAACGTTCTGGGAATCACACGACCCGACTCAGGGTATGCGACAGGGAAACGATGTCGGCACTCAGTATCGCTCAGGAATTTACGTCTATGACGCGAGCCAACAGCACCAAGCTGAGGCGACGCTCGTGGCTTACCTTGGTGCGCTCACCGCCGCTGGCCGCAGTACGCCGATCACGACTGAGATCGTTGAGGCGCCAGACTTCTATTATGCTGAAGAATACCACCAGCAGTACCTGGCGAAGAATCCCAACGGTTACTGTGGTCACGGGGGGACCGGTGTAGTGTGTCCATCTACTACACTCTAA